The DNA region ATCATAGTCACTATCAGCTAATTTACTTAAATCTATCCCAGCCTGCTTGATTAGTTGCCCTAATTCTCTACTTGTAAGTACAGCATCTACTGCCTGCATATCTTTAACTTTCATTTCAGGACGACGGGCTTCAAACTTCTTAGCTATACAGGGCATTGTGGATACACAAAAAATATTTTTGGGATCTATTCCTGCCTGTTCTGCATAATATGTTTTTGATAAAGCTCCAAAAACCTGTTGTGGAGAACGAACTGTTGAAAGATGAGGTAATAATTCATGATAATAATTTTCAGCAAATTTCACCCATCCAGGACAGCAGGAAGTAAACTGTGGAAGCCTCTTCTTCTCTTTCAATCTATGTATAAATTCAGCACCTTCCTCCATTACAACTACATCTGCACCAAAACAGTCATCAAATACTTTATCAAATCCTAGCTTTTTTAAAGCTGTTACAACTTTGCCAGTAACTAAAGTACCAATATCCAGACCAAACATTTCACCTAGAGATACCCTTATTGCAGGAGCTGTTTGTATGAGAACATGTTTTTCAGGATCTATTAGAGCTTCCCAAACTAATTCTGTATCCTGACGCTGTTCATGTATTGCACCAGTAGGACAGGATAAAATACATTGACCACAATAAGTACAGGGAGTATCTATTTGACTATCATTCATAGCAGGGGCAGCAAAAGAATTAAATCCTCTCTCATTAACATCATAAATACCTGCTGTCACCACTTTTTTACATACCGTAATACACCTTCTACACATTATACATTTTTCCGGGTCTCTAACTATCGAAGGTGATAAATCATCAATTGGCAATTCCCTGCGATCTCCTGAGTATTTTAACTCCCTAATATCATATTCTTTTGCAAGACTTTGTAACTCACAATTTTGATTTGCAATACATGTTAGACAGGTAAAGGGATGATCTGATAGTAAGAGTTCTATCATTTGTTTTCTAGCTTTGATTACTCTAGGTGTAGATGTTTTTATCTTCATTCCTTCTTGAACATCACTTATACAGGCAGGGCGCAATACAGGGTCATCTTCTACTTCAACCAAACATACTCTACAGGAACCTTCAACATTTATATCTTTTAGATAACATAATGTTGGAATTTCAATGCCTATAGACTTAGTTGCATCAAGTATAGAACTCCCTTCATCTATTTCTAGTTCCTGACCATCTATCTCAATTTTTACCATAAAAGAAATCTCCTTTCAATCATTATTTATGGCTTATATGGCTTATTTTGCTTCTTTAGATTCTTTAGCTTTAGCTTTATTATTTTTATTTTTTCTAAGCATTAAATTTTCACATACGCCGGCGGGACAAATCCTATCTTTAATATGTGCTTCATACTCTTGACGAAAATTTTTCAATGTACTCAAAACTGGATTTGGAGCAGATAAACCTAAGCCACATAAAGAACTTTGTTTTAACAGCTTTGATAAATCTATTAATCTATCAATATCTTCAATCTCTCCTTCACCATTTACAATTCGATTCAAAATCTCCAGCATTCTTTTAGTGCCTATTCTACAGGGAGTACATTTGCCACAGGACTCATCCTGAGTAAAATCCAGATAATATCTTGCAATATCAACCATACAGGTTTCATTATCCATAATCACCAGACCACCAGAGCCCATCATAGCTCCAATTTCCAGTAGTGAATCATATTCTAAAGGCAAGTCCAATTCTTTCTCTGTTAATACACCTCCAGAAGGACCCCCTATCTGTGCTGCCTTAAAGCCTTTTTCTTCTGCAATACCTCCACCTAAATCATATATAATTGATCTTAGAGTAGTACCCATAGGTACTTCAATTAATCCTGTATGATTTATATCTCCTGCTAAAGCGAAAACCTTGGTACCTTTACTATCATCTGTGCCATATTGACTAAACCATTCTCCACCTTTTAGAATAATTGTTGGTATATTAGCAAAAGTCTCTACATTATTAATTAATGTAGGTTTATTCCATAATCCCTTTTCAGCAGGAAAAGGTGGTTTTGCTCGTGGTTCTCCTCTTTGCCCTTGAATGGAGTGAATCAAAGCAGTTTCTTCACCACATACAAAAGCACCTGCACCTATACTTATTTCTAGATCAAAATCAAATCCAGAATCAAAAATATTTTCACCAATGGCTCCAAAATCTCTAGCATACTTAATTGCAGCTTCTAGTCTTCGAACTGCCATAGGGTATTCAGCTCGAATATATACATATCCCTGCCTTGAGCCGATAACATAGGCAGCAATAATCATTGCTTCTATTACCAGATGAGGGTTCCCTTCCATAATACTTCTATCCATAAATGCCCCGGGGTCCCCTTCATCAGCATTACAGATAACGTATTTTGTTCCCTTATCATCTCTTATTTCAGCATTTCTAGTCATTTCCCATTTTAGACCTGTGGGAAATCCTCCTCCGCCTCTTCCCCTTAATCCTGACTTTTTAACTTCTTCTAAAACCTCTTCAGGACTCATATCATGAAGAACTTTGGCCAGAGCAACATACCCTCCCTGGTGAATATAATCTTCAACCCTAACAGGATCTATTTTGCCACAATTACGTAAAGCTATTTTTGTTTGATTTTCAAAAAAAGATATCTCGTTCAAAGTCTTCAACTTTTCCCCTGTCTCAGGACTCTGGTATAAAAATTCTTCTACTGTATTCCCATTAATAAAATCTTCATTGACAATTCTTCTAGCAGCATCTGGATTAAGATTAACATAAAAAACATCACCAGGATCTATAATTAGTAATGGACCAAAATCACAACTACCACTACATCCTGTTTCAATTATTTTATAATTATCTTTTAAATTTTGCTTCTCTAACTCATCAGATAATGCATTCTTTAATTCCTCAGCATCTGCAGAAGTACAGGCTGCACCAGAACATACAAGTAACTTAATTCTCTCGTCTGCCAATATCTATACTCCTTTCTCAAATAATAAAGGTTTTCTTCTGCGAAGTTTGAGTAAAATTACTCATACTTTTTTATAATTTCTAAGATTTCTTCCCCTTTTACTTTACCATGAATATCATCTCCTATATTAATAACGGGCGCTAGACTACAGGCACCTATACAGCGAGTTGTTTCAATAGTAAATTTGCCATCTTCAGTAATCTCTCCTGGTTCTATTTTTAATTCTTCTTTCAAAATTTTTAATATTTCTTCAGAACCTTTTACATAGCAGGCTGTTCCCATACAAATTTCAATTGTATATTTCCCTCTTTTCTCCATATTAAAGAGAGAATAAAAACTAACTACACCATATACTTCAGCTAAGGGGATACCTAGACTCTTAGCTACGTATATTTGAACTTCCCTGGGAAGGTGCCCAAAAATCTTCTGTGCTTGATGTAAAATTGTTATTAACGAGCCTTCTTTTTCCTTATACTCCTGAATGACATTCTTTAGT from Halanaerobiaceae bacterium ANBcell28 includes:
- a CDS encoding NADH-dependent [FeFe] hydrogenase, group A6; the protein is MVKIEIDGQELEIDEGSSILDATKSIGIEIPTLCYLKDINVEGSCRVCLVEVEDDPVLRPACISDVQEGMKIKTSTPRVIKARKQMIELLLSDHPFTCLTCIANQNCELQSLAKEYDIRELKYSGDRRELPIDDLSPSIVRDPEKCIMCRRCITVCKKVVTAGIYDVNERGFNSFAAPAMNDSQIDTPCTYCGQCILSCPTGAIHEQRQDTELVWEALIDPEKHVLIQTAPAIRVSLGEMFGLDIGTLVTGKVVTALKKLGFDKVFDDCFGADVVVMEEGAEFIHRLKEKKRLPQFTSCCPGWVKFAENYYHELLPHLSTVRSPQQVFGALSKTYYAEQAGIDPKNIFCVSTMPCIAKKFEARRPEMKVKDMQAVDAVLTSRELGQLIKQAGIDLSKLADSDYDEPMGSASGAGVIFGAGGGVMEATLRTVYEKMTGEKMKDFQYKAIRTDSWKEIELDINGEILRFGVARGLGNARHLIDRVLEGEVEYHLIEIMACPSGCVGGGGQPIYSYKDDWYMQVEAGNERGKALFAADEQTDVKTSHDNPWIQKLYNEFLGEPMGERSCELFHSSYTERPMYGESPHELVK
- a CDS encoding NuoF family protein, with protein sequence MADERIKLLVCSGAACTSADAEELKNALSDELEKQNLKDNYKIIETGCSGSCDFGPLLIIDPGDVFYVNLNPDAARRIVNEDFINGNTVEEFLYQSPETGEKLKTLNEISFFENQTKIALRNCGKIDPVRVEDYIHQGGYVALAKVLHDMSPEEVLEEVKKSGLRGRGGGGFPTGLKWEMTRNAEIRDDKGTKYVICNADEGDPGAFMDRSIMEGNPHLVIEAMIIAAYVIGSRQGYVYIRAEYPMAVRRLEAAIKYARDFGAIGENIFDSGFDFDLEISIGAGAFVCGEETALIHSIQGQRGEPRAKPPFPAEKGLWNKPTLINNVETFANIPTIILKGGEWFSQYGTDDSKGTKVFALAGDINHTGLIEVPMGTTLRSIIYDLGGGIAEEKGFKAAQIGGPSGGVLTEKELDLPLEYDSLLEIGAMMGSGGLVIMDNETCMVDIARYYLDFTQDESCGKCTPCRIGTKRMLEILNRIVNGEGEIEDIDRLIDLSKLLKQSSLCGLGLSAPNPVLSTLKNFRQEYEAHIKDRICPAGVCENLMLRKNKNNKAKAKESKEAK
- a CDS encoding NAD(P)H-dependent oxidoreductase subunit E, with translation MKVEKQYQEKNTQTKEEKNLDKDKYEELKNVIQEYKEKEGSLITILHQAQKIFGHLPREVQIYVAKSLGIPLAEVYGVVSFYSLFNMEKRGKYTIEICMGTACYVKGSEEILKILKEELKIEPGEITEDGKFTIETTRCIGACSLAPVINIGDDIHGKVKGEEILEIIKKYE